The following is a genomic window from Vitis vinifera cultivar Pinot Noir 40024 chromosome 6, ASM3070453v1.
GGCATCATCTCATGCTTAGAGTTTTTGGAAGCTGTTCCATGGTCCGAGGATGAAGAGGAGAAAGTTGTATCTCATCTTGGTCAACTTCAGCTTCATGACTCGGTGGCTGAAGTTCTCCAGAGAGTATCAGCTGAACCATCTACATCTACGAGGCCAGATGACATCTTCTTGAGGCTATTGACAGGTATTTTACAAGCCAAGGATGATAAAGCCCGCCGAGAAATGAAAACTCTGATTTCTCGGTTGCTTAGAGATGAAGCACCCGACAACAGTGATAGGCATGATGTCTCTAAAGATACCCTCTATCATCTATGTCATAGATGTCTGAGTTCCCTTGTCCTTTGCTTATCTGAAGCTACATGCACGGATGAAAGCATACGGGATCGAGGGGCTATAATGAGTGAGATAGCTCGTGAAGCTGACAATATGCAGTGGATTGTCAATAttctaattgataaaaaaatgggTGAAGATTTTGTGAAACTATGGGCAGATCAGAAGGAGCTGGCTGTTCTTCATTCCAAGATTCCCACCATGTACAGGCACGAAATCAGTAAAATTACTGCACAGCTGTGTATTGCCATTGGAAGAGGACATCTTTTGGTGCCTAAAGATACCCGTTTCTCTTTGCTATCCACATGGTTGGAAGCTCTCTATGAGGACTTTGCGTGGATGAGGAGGGCTTGCAGGTCTGTTGACAAGAAATTAGTTGAGGATGGGCTGAGCCAGACCATTCTTACATTGCCATTGCCACAGCAACAAGCTATCTTGTTGACTTGGTTTGATCGATTTCTTAATAAGGGTGATGACTGTCCCAATATTCAGAGAGCGTTTGAGGTTTGGTGGAGAAGAGCCTTCATCAGACAGTATGTGTCAGAGCATGATAATTCTCAATTGCAGATTACCGTCTGTGATTATCCAAACTGAATGGTCATTTACCATGTCAAATAATCGAAGCCAAGATGTACATATCAAGTGAGGTTCCTTTTGTATCTTTTGCTTaaaatcatttgatttttttttggtcagTTTGAATCTTTTAGATATAGATCTCCGTGACAAAAATGATgtaccagacaaaggacttggaGAGTGCTGGAATTTGTAAGGATGTACCAGACAAAGGACATGCATTTGGAGGAATATAATAAGGCGTCTCCCCAAGACGGTCTGATTATAATgagtttctatttgaaaaagaGTTGGTAGGAACAGTGGAGATTTGCGAGGATTGGTTCTTCTGAATATGCTATGCCAGGGTGGGGGAGACAGGGATTGCATTATATGATTCAGGTATGACTAATCTTGTAATAGAAGGATGGGCTTGTATTTTTAGAGGCATATTGTGTAGGTAGGGTAAGTCACTCTTCTCCTAAGACCTTGGGAACAAAGGAGGACATGGTCATTATTTCTCTTTCTATGCTTCTTAAGGAATGTGTGGTTTTTGTGGGTGGCGTGTTTGAGGTTTCTGTTAATCTGTCAAATGTGTCCACATCGAATATAGGTTTGCTCATCGCCTGTCAGGGGcaaaggggaaaaaagaaatgttCGTTTGTTGTCAGAATAGAAGATCGTTGGAATGCACATTACAACTACCACTACCCAGGGAGGACTCCAACAATTTCAGGTATCAAGAACATTTTGGGTAAgtctcttcaattttttttcacatccTAATTTCTGGATTCTGCTACAGCAATCCCCATCTTTGATTATGATGCTCTACAAGGTTGGCATTGAAGTCCTTGAAATATCGAGGatccttttttccttctttttttacTCTCTCCCCTAAGTTCCATGTTTCCTTGTACAGAGCTGAGATACCAGTTGGACCAACAGATGAGCTGTTGTGTTGTGACCTGGTGTAAAGCCATATCCTGAGCagaatcaaataaaaagcaagcaTTCCATTTTAGTTGATTGGTTATTTCTGGGAGGGAGGGGATATTTCCCATATTTGATATAGGTGaaaccaaattaaattaaaaattgaaataggaGTCCACGGGTCCAAATCCCGTTACACAAATAGCCAGTAAAATTGATGGATGTGTAATTGCAGGAAAGCAGGAAATGCAATGCTGAATGCTCCCTATGATCCTTTCCTCAAACAATTATTACATTTACTTTGAATCAATTTATAGGGAAGTGTATTGGCAAAACTGGTTTCATGGTAAGTGTCAATTTCAATGGCCGGGCTTATCATCTTTACAAGGCGTGCAAAACCAACTCTCAGCCACCCGCCTCAAAGAACatctgttattattattattttttttcaaaaaaaaaaaaattctttgttttcatcttgtatGATGAGTGAGCTCGCTCTCTGGGACCTCTTCATTTCTACAACACATAGAAGGGGCTTGGCTATATCAACTTGATATGCGTCCATCCGTGCAAATGTGCCTTCCTTGGATCACTTGGTTCCAGCATATCATGGTAGAGGCAGACGAAGCCTGACatttcatataaataaaaaaaaaggcaaatatgAAGAGACAAGGGTGGGTGAAAATTCATTCTAAACTCAAAACATAAACAGACAAATGCATTCTCTCAAATCTAATCCAACTGTAAAAGTGGCAAGATTCACTGGATAACATGAAGTTTAAAGATTAGCATCCTATGGCAACTAGCTCTTCAGGACTTATTTTACAATGGGCTATATACTGCTTTGCACAACATTCAGCAAAAAAGCTTGTCAAATATAGACACAGTTCATAATATGTTTCAGAATGGACCATTCTGAATCAGGAAAAggcaagggaaagaaagaatTTCATTCTGAAATGATCCAGCCTTAAAATGAAGTTAAAGTTCATATGGTCACCAGATGACATGATCCCTTACACTAATTAACGCTTCATCCAATGGATCGAGTTCATCAAACTAATGCTTAATTAAAGGGATTTCataagttaaaattttcatgtcaagGTCTGAACTTCCAGTTGTCTTATGCATTGATTAGCATATGCAGGATGATAAATAAGCAATTTTTATCAATTCACAAGGTCAAAGCCATCATCCTAGCAAGGGAGTAAAGGAATTCAGATGGGTGGGGATGTTATGGGTTTCATTTCTAAGTGGCTACACAAGGTTTCTTCAAAGGACCAAGAcgccataaataaataaattattcattctTACCTTTATAGTATGCTCTCTACATTGACTGCTAAAGCAGATCCATCTCATTGTGATGAACTGGGATGACCTGCACATGTTGGTTCATAGTCTCGAAAAAGTTCAACTTGATGAACTTAAGATATAATTGGGTCTAACCCATAACTCAGCTCTGGAACTTGCTGAAGCCTGCAAGAGGTAAATACAATTAGCCAAAACTTCAGGAAGATCCTTAGAACAGATTCAGGAAGTGAGATGCCAGAACAATTTGTGTATCAGTGCGCTTGCAATGTGCTGCACCTGGGATATTTACATGCATTAATGTGCAATTTGTTCTGCAGGTGGTGGTAGATATATGACCGcataaaatatataatcatGAACTTGAGTCCTAATAAAAGCAGAATTATGATAAAAGGAAcctaaaatgaaaaagaaaatgccaAATTACAATCaaaataacacaaaaaaaaaaaagaataaagaaaataagcCCTCATTGACAATAGAATCCTTAAGATTTTATTTggctaaaaagaaagaaaatacacCCTCAGCAACAATAGAACCATTAAAGAGTTAATTTAGCTAACAAGCATAAAACATAATTGTTCATTGTCTTGGAAAGTGTGTTAAATTCCTATTTAGCACATGTtccatttgataaaaatattatatatatatatatatatatatatatatatatatatatatatatatatatatatatatatatatagtctgataaaaaataaaaaaaagtaaatagaaATATCTCAATAAGGGAAAAAGTTGTGAGACGGAGTTAAGCATATAAAGTCCATATGGAGTAGGTTGAGATGTGGGGAAGAGTAGAGCTCCCAAGGAGTAGCATTTGAGTTTGAGGTGTAGATACTAGGGGCGTGAAAACATCATATGTTCCAACGCTTAGGAATTTTATCCATATTCTCTTTctttagtaatttttatttattttatttatttttatggtatATTGGATTGATTTTCTCTTGTCTATGCACGTAGGCACAGTCGGTTGAATCATGTTATAATGTCATCTAACTTTTATGTGAGTTGGCTTTATCTTCATTGTTGTTACATAACTCATAAGTTCAAATTTTCTATTACCATAAGAAATTAGTATCAAAGCAAGGTAAAGGATTTGGAAGAACTAAAGAGAATGCTATTTAAATGTAAAGATGACATAGAAGATTGAGAATGTACAAGAGTATTGAGAAATGAATTTTGTTGAAGGTGGAATCAATTGTACTCTCATTGGTATGTGATAAAGAGAGTATTATATAAAAAGAGCATCAGAATGagtgcaccaaagtacacaggaCATATACAACTGCAGTCAAAAGGCACAAGCAAAAAGGAAGAGGgacaacaaaaaactatttccccCTTTAATGAGGACCAAGTTGGGTCTTTCTCTATATACAACTTGGTTCAAGAAaacaaattacaaaaaaaaaaaaatctttttaatcttTGGTTAGAGAGcttctcattttcaaatgatcttctattcctttctttccaaattccCAAAAATGCACAGAGGAACCACTTCccacccttttttttattcatccaAAGGAGTCACACCATCCTAAAAGGGACTCTCCAACAAAGGAAGATAACACCCAATACATTCCAAAAAGAGAACAATAGCTGCCATGAAGCTCTCATCTTACCACAATATAGAATCGTCAATCAATTCCTTTTGGATGTGacaaaggaaacatctattAAGCAATGTTCAACCTCTTTTTTGAAGCTGATGTAAGATTAAAACTTTTCCCCAATTTGCCTCCCAAGCAAGGAAATTTGCTTTAAGCAGAACTAAGGAATTCCAAACAATGTCCATAAGGAAAGAGACACTTATCTTCATGACTCTAGGGCAAAGTAAACAGACTCAATGGAAAAAGTTCCGCTCTTTGTCTCCAACCAAATCACCTTATCTTCTCCTCTCCTATTCTCTGCCTTTCCTTGTAGCCTCGAAAAGAATTGCTCCACATTCTTGATCTCCTAATCATTTAGATGCTTAGAGAAACAAGATTCCAAAAACCTCCTTCATAGGACTAATTCCATGAATCCGCCACCCAGGCCTTCTTTTGAAGTTGCTATGACAGATAAGGAGAGGAAAGATACACACAAAAAGGCTTATCTCTATACTACTTATCCTTTCAAAACTTTACCCTTCTCTCATTGCCCACTAAAAAGGAGACTATTGTTGACAACATCCTAATCCTTCCTGATGGCTTTCCATAACCCAACCCTGTACTAGTTTCTCACTTTCCAAGAACACCAGCCCCCTTCATCTTCCCCTATATTTTCCAATTATGACTTGCTTCTAGAAAGCCTCCCTTTCATATGCAAAACTActcatttatataatataatatttgttCCTCccaaaaataatgtaaaataaaaactataagtACCTTTTTTGAAGAACTTCTGGGTAGGGTGGATTgatcaagaagattttgaaGATGATATGCTTTTGACATCCTTTTTGCATGGTTAA
Proteins encoded in this region:
- the LOC100267382 gene encoding BTB/POZ domain-containing protein At5g60050 — its product is MAADNILKSRQVSTMIKQGFISDPTITFSPSRPLSRVSLSPPPPSASPSKSPTLFEMMSEEQSRESRHSDVARRKLQDQVARVLADAPFRDPAWGEFGDVKLTVASRDGFKVSMDVHRRVLVEQSRFFAEKLRRDGAVSHSVEICDCDDVEIYVETVVLMYCEDLRKRLMGEEVSKVLGLLKVSAAIMFDAGIISCLEFLEAVPWSEDEEEKVVSHLGQLQLHDSVAEVLQRVSAEPSTSTRPDDIFLRLLTGILQAKDDKARREMKTLISRLLRDEAPDNSDRHDVSKDTLYHLCHRCLSSLVLCLSEATCTDESIRDRGAIMSEIAREADNMQWIVNILIDKKMGEDFVKLWADQKELAVLHSKIPTMYRHEISKITAQLCIAIGRGHLLVPKDTRFSLLSTWLEALYEDFAWMRRACRSVDKKLVEDGLSQTILTLPLPQQQAILLTWFDRFLNKGDDCPNIQRAFEVWWRRAFIRQYVSEHDNSQLQITVCDYPN